Genomic DNA from Nonomuraea rubra:
CGGCGCGGGCGTCGAGGGCGGCGGTGGGTTCGTCGCAGATGAGCAGGTCGGCGTCGCGGTGGAAGCCGCGGGCGACGGCGATGCGCTGCCATTGGCCGCCCGATAGTTCGTGGCCGTCCTTGAAGCGGCGGTCGAGCAGGGTGCGGTAGCCGTGCGGGAGGGCGGCGATGACCTCGTCGGCGCCGGCGACCGCGGCGGCGGCGTGCAGGGCGGGTTCGCCCTTGCCGGTGCCCATGGTGATGTTGTAGCGGGCGGTCAGCGGCCAGCGGGTGTGGTCCTGGGCGATGACGGCGGTGCGGGAGCGGAGGGCTTCGGGGCTGACCTGGCGCAGGTCGGTGTCGTCCCAGTGGACGGTGCCGGTGTCGGGTTCGTACAGGCCGGACAGGATCTTGGCCAGGGTGGTCTTGCCGGAGCCGTTCTCGCCGACGAACGCGATCACCTCGCCCTGCTTGATCTCGATCGAGACGCCCCGCAGGGCGGGGGCGGCGGCGCCGGGGTAGGTGAAGGTCACCTCGGACGCGGTGACGCACTCGAAGCCCTCGGGGACGGGGGCCGGGCGCGGGACGGTCAGGCGGCGCTCGGCCTCGGCGCAGAAGTCCAGGAAGTCGGTGAAGTAGAGGCCCTCCTCGTAGAGGCGGTTGGTGGCGTACATGAGGTTGCCGAGAGAGGTCTGGCCCGAGCGGATGGCCAGGACGGCGGTGCCGGCCACGGCCAGCGGGATGGCGGCGACGGCGAGCAGGATGCCGAGCGCGAGGTAGACGAGCGCCGTGCCGAGGCCGCCGAGCGCCTCCCCTACGAGCCTGGCCGCCATCTGGCGGCGGGCCAGGCCGAGCATGACGTCCTGCTCGGCCTTGGCCACCGCGTCGTACATGCGCAGCAGGAAGCCGCGCATGGTGAACGCGCGGACCTCGGCGGCCGGCTCCCGCTCGGCCAGCAGCTGGCCGATGATCCACTTGCGGCGGCGGGCCGGGATGAGCGCGTACATCGTGGAGTAGCGCATGCGGGCGCTGCGGACGGCGGCCCAGGCGTCGGGGAGCACGGCCAGGAGGAGGAGCGGGAGCAGGACCGGGTGCAGGACGCCAAGCACGCCAGCGGCTGCCACAATGCCGACGGCGGCGGTGACCGTGTCGACGGCCGACGCCACCACCGAGCCG
This window encodes:
- a CDS encoding ABC transporter ATP-binding protein, producing MQNEPLELGEISFSSWYAHTDKMAEVGFLTIARRLPSLVGQAMRMAWQASPRDALATVALNLLGGVFTAFGLLATTGVLTALFSEGPTPDRVMAALPGLALVGGAAVLRTATQAGAGWAQSRLTPQIARLTEERLYGLTSQVELAAYDDPDFHDAMERAGSRGVSMAGSVVASAVDTVTAAVGIVAAAGVLGVLHPVLLPLLLLAVLPDAWAAVRSARMRYSTMYALIPARRRKWIIGQLLAEREPAAEVRAFTMRGFLLRMYDAVAKAEQDVMLGLARRQMAARLVGEALGGLGTALVYLALGILLAVAAIPLAVAGTAVLAIRSGQTSLGNLMYATNRLYEEGLYFTDFLDFCAEAERRLTVPRPAPVPEGFECVTASEVTFTYPGAAAPALRGVSIEIKQGEVIAFVGENGSGKTTLAKILSGLYEPDTGTVHWDDTDLRQVSPEALRSRTAVIAQDHTRWPLTARYNITMGTGKGEPALHAAAAVAGADEVIAALPHGYRTLLDRRFKDGHELSGGQWQRIAVARGFHRDADLLICDEPTAALDARAEHALFERIRHHADGRTVLLITHRLASVRYADRIYVLDHGTITEQGDHDTLMSLNGLYADLYTLQATAYR